The nucleotide sequence AACCCCTTAACAATTTTGGCCACCAAGAGCAGCATAAGTGCGTTAATCACAAAGGTGAAAAGCCCCAGGGAAACCACGTTGATAGGTAGGGTAAGGATAAGGAGCAGCGGGCGGATGAGCAGGTTTACCAAGCCAAGGATAAGTGCTGCCACTACCGCGCTAAACACCCCGCTTACCGCAAAGCCAGGTACCACATAGCTCACAATCAGAAGTGACAATGCAGTGACGAGAAGGCGGATAAGGAGCATGGGTACTATTTAACGAGAATATAAATGAGGATGCCACCAATCACCATGAGGATGGGAAAGGCCACCAAAATCATCAT is from Verrucomicrobiia bacterium and encodes:
- a CDS encoding phage holin family protein, translating into MLLIRLLVTALSLLIVSYVVPGFAVSGVFSAVVAALILGLVNLLIRPLLLILTLPINVVSLGLFTFVINALMLLLVAKIVKGFDIASFGTAILAAVILWLVSMVLDALLKPAVAQG